Within the Pseudomonas mendocina genome, the region TCCAGCCTGAATGGGGAGATCGAAGCGCAGCGCGAACTGCAACTGATAGCCAACCTGGTCGAGGCACTGCCCGCTGTAGCCGATCTGGGGCTGCAAGCTGGCAGGCGCTATCACGTGACCAGCTACGGCGCCTGGGGTTACGCCATTCTCAGCAGCGCCACAGTGCGCCTGGCCGCCGAGCTGGGCCTGCGCTATCACGGCCTGACCTATGCGTTCACCCGTATCAGCCTGAGCGTGGATGACAGCATCGCCAGCCTGAACTTCGACGACAGTGCACTCCCTCCGCGGCAGCATGACTTCATCGTGCAACGCGACATGCTCGGCGCTCTGGTGGTCGTGCGCGAACTGCTCGGCAGCACGCTGCGGCTTCTGGACGTGGAACTGCGCCAGGCCGCTCCGGCCGATCTTTTACCCTTCATCACCGCCTTCGGCCAGACGCCCCGCTTCGGCGCGCCATGCAATCGAATGGCATTCGCCGCCGAGCTGCTGGACAACCCACTGCCGCGGGCCAACCCGCAACTGGTCAGCGCCTGTGAGCAGCAATGCCAGGCATTGCTGGCACGTCATCAATGGTACCAGGGCCTGGCCGGGCGCGTACGCCAGTTGCTGCTGCAATCGCCAGGACAGATTGCCGACATGGAACGGGTAGCAGGCCATCTGCACCTGAGCAGCCGCACCCTGCGTCGACGTCTGATCGAAGAAGGCACCAGTTTCCGCACCTTGCAGGACGAAGTTCGCCAGGCCCTGGCCGAGGAACTGCTTGCTGCCGGAGGCCTGAGCCTGGAGGAAATCGCCGAACGCCTGGGTTATGGCGAACTGTCCAATTTCATCCATGCATTCAAACGCTGGAAAGGCACGACACCGGGGCGCTATCAGCGTCAGCGGAACGGCTGAAACCTGCTACCACTTGCGCCGCCCAGTCGCTTCCAGCGCCAGCAGGCGCATATCGGCCTCGGCCAGCAGGGCCAGGCGTTCGCCTTTGTCCAGGCGCTTCCAGCCTTTGATCTCCTCACGGCTACGACCACAGCCGAGGCAGATGTCTTTTTCGAATTCACACACCTTGATACACGGGCTCTTGCTCATCGGCTCTCCTCGAACGACAAGAATCGGATGAGCGCCAGAATAAAGGCCAGGTAACAGGCGGTGAGATTGAAGTATTCGATGAGCGACTTAAACGCCGTCAATGCAGCGGCTGATCACCGTCCAGCTCGACCGAGTCATTTTCGGCCGCTTCATCCGCCCCTTCTTCAGCCAGGCGCAGGTCATCGAAGTCGGTCTTGAGCCCTTGTTCCATGTCGTCCAGCTCGGCCAAAAGGCTGCGAAAACTGGTT harbors:
- a CDS encoding AraC family transcriptional regulator — its product is MSAPWPARRSIISIQLLTQLGLDLGLSLDRCLQETGLSPVQLSSLNGEIEAQRELQLIANLVEALPAVADLGLQAGRRYHVTSYGAWGYAILSSATVRLAAELGLRYHGLTYAFTRISLSVDDSIASLNFDDSALPPRQHDFIVQRDMLGALVVVRELLGSTLRLLDVELRQAAPADLLPFITAFGQTPRFGAPCNRMAFAAELLDNPLPRANPQLVSACEQQCQALLARHQWYQGLAGRVRQLLLQSPGQIADMERVAGHLHLSSRTLRRRLIEEGTSFRTLQDEVRQALAEELLAAGGLSLEEIAERLGYGELSNFIHAFKRWKGTTPGRYQRQRNG
- a CDS encoding DUF1289 domain-containing protein: MSKSPCIKVCEFEKDICLGCGRSREEIKGWKRLDKGERLALLAEADMRLLALEATGRRKW